DNA from Elaeis guineensis isolate ETL-2024a chromosome 2, EG11, whole genome shotgun sequence:
CTCAATCTCTACCAGGCGATCGAAAAGAACTACAGCCATCACCATCTCGCTTGCAGGTTCAGTCCCCGACGGTGGCCAGGAAAGCATCTCGCCCCTCACAGCCATCTACATTAGATTCAACAGAACAACCTGCAATTCAGAATGCTTCTAGATCACCATCAAAAAAAGCTTCCCAGCCTCAATCAGTAGCAATTCAGGAGTCTCAGCTCCCGTCTCAATCTCTGCCTCCTTCCTCACAACCTAAATCACCAACTGGAAGTATTTCACATTCAAACCGATCAAATCTACTGTCCCAGGAATCTCAGCCTGTAGCACAAACCAAATCACCTACACAATTGCAGCCAGAATTACAGACACAAACTATATTTCAAACACAAGAAATGAATCCAATCCAGCCAGCTTATATGCCCCAAGATAACCAACCTACACAAGATCCAGTGTCCAAACAAAATTCTGTTAGTTCTCTGGAGAAGGATTTTCCAGCAGAAATTGATGCCACCGCTAGTCCATATCCCTCAATATCTGAAAAGGAACCTAAGGAAACCAAAGAAGAAAAACCCAGAAATTTTCCAGAATCAAAATTAGACGTGCTGCCTAGCAAACCCCTTAAGTCAGAAGAAAATTCTGAAATAGGTTCAAAAGAGCAGCCTAAAACAAAAGCAGAAGCTAACCAAGAGATAAATCCAACCGACAACCTAGAACCAGGTAGACATGCCAAAGGACTGAATGAAGATAAGTCCAAAACAAAGTCAGAAAAACAGCCCCAGGAACCTCAAGCTGAAGCAAGCAATGAACTGGAAAAAAGAATGGAAGCCAAGCCATCCAGCGTCGCATCTGATACCAAACCAACCAGATCTTCCCTGAAGGCCGGTGATATCATAGAAGAACTTGGAAACTCAAAAGCTGAGCGTTCTAAGAAGCAAGGGAATGTGGCCGGATATGAGTCAACAAAAGATGGTTCCAGCATAAAAGCGCGTAAAATTGGAATCTCCACCATGTCATGTGCTTCATTCTTCAGTGGTGAGCGAGCTCCCTTTGAGAGGGAGATCAAGGAGGGGCTTTCTAGACTGGTCCAAAATTCAAGCATTGGGCAATCAAAGAGGATAGGAAATGGACAAGCAGTGAGTATGATAACCTTAGCAGGTGAAAACAATGGAGCATCCATGGTTATAAGTTCAGACACCCATGTTCACAGGAGATTCAAGCATGATAAGGGCGATGTTGAGGCAAGCAGTGATAATGTTGATGGAAGGTGGAATCCTCGAGGCAATGAAAACTCAGCAATTACAGCAAGCATAAATAGCAATGTGCAAAGCATCAACAACTCAACCGTGCATGACAGTACCTGTGATGTAAGAGACCCTGGCATTCACCTGAACCTATCAAGCAAGAAAATGGAGGCTGCAAATTTGAGGGGACAAACAGAGCCCCTTAGACCACAGAAGACTGCCCCCAGCATAGCACAAGACCAGAAACCCTCCCATGAGCCCAAAATTAGAAGACGATGCCTTCGAGCTCTCTTCATGGAATCTAGTGAGAGTGATCCAGAGGAGGACCCTCAGAAGCCACGGCGGCATGGATGTCGCTTTAActgcaaagagaaaaagaagggggAGGGTGATCTTGATGGCACCTCCACAACTAACAGTAATGCAAGGACAAGGCAAGTTGGGGAAGGAACAAGAAGAGCATGAAACCAGCATTCACAACTGCACAACACAGCAATGTAATGAGCCGCAGCTATTACAGCtgcacttctttttttttccttacaatgttgttaaaaaaaaaaaaaaaaaagaatcagtcTTAAGCCAGTTTCAGCAATGTTACCTGACATccagtataaaattatgtttcaTGACTGTAATAATGTGAAGTATTTGAGTCTGTAGTTCCTAAACATTGTATTAACAAATCAAATATTCTCAATTAGGAGAAAGCAAGTTCATAACTGATAATATCCTTTCTGAAATAGACTCAGTTCCACATAATCTCGGCATTATCAGCAACAAAATCACAAAGCATGACGGTTACAAACACATTAAAGAGCATGCCAAGTTTTATCTCTTTTGCAGACAATTATCAAAACATATTTGAGACTAACCTCCCATGTCCAACATTGCTCCCAGATACAAGCAGCACATGTACAACTAGCTGCATAGCGATAAAGGCCGATGAGCCAAGAGCTGTCTATGGACAATACATTTACAACATCAGATTTTGAGTAGCAAAACAATCTAGGTATATCAAATAGGCTTCAGCATGTTTCCATTATTCATTCACATGCGGGCTTTGTGTCGAAGCTGCTCAAACAGATAGCAAATGCCTGAAATGCAGAGAGTGGATACCGGTAATCCATTGTGAAGATGTCCTTTCCTATTTTCCCAAACTGAAGTATAACTCGCTCTTGCTCTGCGAGAGAAACCTGGTTGGAGGGATCCACAGCCGCAACAAGCTGGAAATTCTTAACAGAAGCTACTGTGACTCGGCCTCTGAAATTCAGGCACCAGCATTGGAGCTGCTCATGCCACCTAGGTGCTTTATTCTTTAGAATCAGTGGCTCACATGTTGCCGTAGCAGGCATTGGCGGCTCAGCAAGGCTGGTAGAAGAGAACTCTACTATTGGGTCCTTCAGCTTTGCAAGTGATGAAGTCGAGGGTTGTTCATCAGCCGGGTGAAGGAAGCCAGTGGGAGTTGGTGCCGTTCCCCCTTCTTGAATTGCCGATGCTGGAATTGAATGCATCATGACATGCATTCTCCTTGGGCCCCTGGTTCGAAAGACATTGAGCTCATAAGTGATGGTGGCAACATTATAATTGCCAGCAGGTACTCTTGGAGAGACCTGTTTTGAGTGAATCCTTCGACTCGAAGAACTGTTTAATCTAACTGTAGCATCGCAGGGAGGCTGGCTGTCATAAATCGTGaactttgtacccaaaaaatttgACCTGTTTGAAATTCCAATAGACCAATATAAGTTggtaaagaaaatgaagaagcaaCTTATGGCAGAACCTACAACAACACTTGCCTCAATTTCCCAATATAGGTACTGCTAGCTCTAGAATAGTCATCTAGGACCAGTGAAATCACATACTCAGTGCTTGTTGCATGTCTGATCTTGCGCGCTGAAAGCAGAAGTTTCCCGTTCTCCCCATGCAGTGCTGCAAAATCAGTCAACATTTACTCAGCCAAAACCAAAATCAAAATTCACTAGTATCTGCAGTTTTATAACTGAAACTCTTGActgcctctttctttctcttaataTAACCAATATTTACAAAACATTGATGAAGGTTCTTccacaaaattttgattttagacaCGCAAATAATCCAGTTTGGAGATCAAATAAAATCCCCTTCCTTGTATTAGCAATTTAACACAATGAAACTAGCCACTTCTATGTATTTTCAAAACATAAAAGGTGTTGCCATTGTTCTGTTAACCATCACAATACTCTGTAAACTATATCTATGGTAATATCACATCATTTTCTTGACCTGCCTCTGGTTTACAGTCAAGACGGTCACCTACTTGAATTACAAAAATAGTTGGTAAAACAATGAAGAGAATTGGACTAGTCAATCTCTGAACTTCCAGAAACTTTAACATCAGGGTACAATTTACTTCGAAATAAATCTAAACACCACCTACTATCATATGAAAATGATGGGAGGCAATACGAGTTTCCTTGAAAGAATTGCAACATAAGAATCTCACAACCAAGCAGCGTCAAAACCAaagagaaatatgaaaagaaagaaaagtagatcaaAGATCAACACGAACAGAATCAGAGAAAGCTAGATGACTCACAAGGGGTAAGTCCCAAATACAAGTGATAGGTTCCTGTTGCCCTCTCCCTCTTGATGAAGCACTGGATTGGTGCATCCCGCGGCCCAGGCTATTccaatcaatcaaaaatcagataaaaatccaATATTCTCTTTTTAACAAAAACCGAATCCAATCGCCAAATTTGAGTAAAAAATGCGCTTTTTATCAGATCTTTAGAGAACGGAGAAGAAGATACCTGTTTGAGAGAAATGGGAAAGGTGATCTGGCCGCACTGCTCGGGTGTCTGGACGATCTCCTTGGTGACCTCCCGCCACGACCGGCAAACGGCGGCGCACGCCACCACGTGCCGCCTCGCCGGCCACGACGCCTCGCTTGTCTCCACCCTCTTTATCACGTCCTGCAGCAGCTCCGTCGGCAGGTCCGCCCACTTCCCCTGCTGCCGCTCCGGCCACCAGTGGGAGGGGTGGTGGAGGCTCTGGAGGCCGAGCACCTGTGGCCGCGACGCCCATCCCCGGCCGTTGCTGGAGGCCGCTCTTCCGCTTCTCCTCGACATGCTCCCAATCCCGTCCCTTATCTCCTTCAGCTCTCGTACCATGCTCTTGAACGACATCTCCACAGAATACTAGGGTTTTCTATGGGCGGGTGGCGACAGGAAACCATCAAACTGAATGGAAAAAACTAGAGATTTGCCATTCAAGTGCTATAGTGTTCCCGGATTTGGTGCAAGGAATCAAATGAGTTACAGAACGAGAGGGGAAAAACCTTTCCTTCTTCGTTCTTCCAACTTTATCTTTCGGATTAGGATGGAATGAATCTCTCCTTCAATACTTCCTCCTTAAGGCATTCAACAACCAATATTTATCTGGGAAAAAAAAACAATCACACAAAAGAAGGGAAAAAGTGGAAAGCCGCGTGGATTATGCTCGGGAAGCAACAAAAATCCAATCCTCCTCCATCTTTGACCCCAAAATAAAACATCCAAATCCAATCTTTCCTTAAAAGGCCCAATTGAAGCAGTAGGAGAACTCAAGGATTTCAAATTGCTCCCAAATCCTCATTCCTTCTTCCTCTCTGCCTCCTAAAATCCTTCCAACTCCTTCTCAGATCCCAAACCCCTCATCCCAGTCTCCCCGATCTCGTCTCCCTCTCACAAAGCCTCTCTCCCTCTCTACCCCATCTTCTTTTTATAAATAGTTAACTTTTAATATATTATTGATAATTACTATCTTTccctccctgaatttttttacttttcaatagtttcaatttttttactttttttatattataatcccTTCGCCCGGCTTCGGCTCCTTTTGTCACGGTTCTCAATGCGGGGATGGGGACCACCGCGACGCTTAGCCGATAAAAAGATTCCCCCCTCGTGGATTTCTCCACtcccttttcaaaaaaaaaaaaaaatacttttttttttttttttacgggaGCTTTTGCTTGTAAAAGTTCCACATATAACTAGGCCAACAAACTGTGTCCATTTCGAGGAGACCCAGCCCATTTGGCGATTTAGCTCCTTTTTAGTCTTTGGAGTGAATGCTACATGGGTATAGTTGATGCTTAGCTTCTTGGAATGTTGAAGTTTAGCTATGTTCTCCTTATTAATTGAATAATTTTAGGCAACGTGTGCATGCTGAAAAAAAACAACAAAATGGTGACAAAGGTCGCTTGACATCATGCTGTCTAAATGCATAGTTACAAAGCACGATTGTCTATTTTTATGCTTTGGATTGTAGGTTTTCTATGCTcgaatgtgatttttttttttttttcaaatttaattctTGTAGGTTTCCTGTTGTTCTGTGAGGATTGAGAAGTGAATTGGTGGCAGTCTAGATCAAGATGGGGCGATAATGCTTCCAGGTTGCCTTCCTAGTATGGTATTGTCACATCGATTAAAGACAGGCTGCCTACTGCATGATATTGTCACGTCCGTTTAAGGCAAGCAAGTGAGCAAATATTGCTATGATAATTGGTGgtggtttgaattttgaaatggaGGTTTAATGCTTCCCACTGAACCTAACAGTCACCTAAATAGCTCTAGTTTGGACTAGTTGACTCGTTAATAATGTGAAAGCAATTCAAGCGTTTGTCGTGTTCTAAAATCTTTATATGCAACTTGAaatttggttcaattaatttaaaaaatataataattttttttaaaataaaaaaaatttaaaaaatatatcttactaacatatgatatatgattattttattattatctaaaaatttattttttatataggcATGCACGTCATGCCATCAATCATAATCGTTTATTTCTATGGTCCTACCTATCTAGGATATATCTTGATGCATTTTTATAGAAATAATCTATTATGATGGGTGGTATATAACGCTGCATGGCACATGTAATATAGATAATAATTTCTCGATATCACCGCTCTCTGTATATTTGCTAAGATTTAAAcaaagtatttaaattttttttttcttgataattcACCCTCACATGATCCTCgtaatatttctttagcttctctCTGATTCTTCCCTTTCTGCCCTCTTAGTTCGTAGCGAGGGCACTTTTTAAAAGAATCATTAAAAGCTCCatgacttttcttttcttttttttttttttttctctctctctttttgtttggGCGGTACAACTGTATTGTGCTCTTTTGAGTCAGATCTGATGCTGATGGTGTTCAAGCACTTGAAACTTCACTTAGAGCCCTCATGACTTTAGGAGTTGGGCAAATGAATTTCTGTCTGAAGTTTTGGTCGTATTCGAGTCACTTCAAATAAGCAAGCTGCTGATATATAGATatcttattttcataaaaaatcaattttttttttaattactcaTGATTTTTTGTTAttgattaattatctaaattcttctccaaaaaaaattaatgatatgTTATTCAATtattatagattttattttttgttcattaaTCATTAGTAATCCAAAAGTCTATGAATTATAGATTAAGGATagcaaatctttctctctctcttttttttttttttttttttgctacttGCTTGGAGCATGGATCTTGTTCTCAACTCCATTCTtcttttcaattaaaaatttatataatttttaaatttaatttttaaattattttttatataaatgatattaaaaatagtTCTAGAAAGAAAtattagatgattatgaatcataaaattgagttcaaataatttaaaaatattatataattatattttattttttaatcattttaGTGTTGATGACTTATTAtatctatttctaatttttttggcttttatcttttttttcaacAACAAGATCTTCGGGATAAAAGGGTGTCTTTCATTCCAAAGAACTCACTTTTGTTCGAATCATTGGATCATCACTTGCACACCATGAGACCTGCAACGATGGTTGGATGATAAAATTTGAATCACTTTGAGATTTTTCTCATGGTAATCCAGTGGTGGTTTCATGCAAAGCAAGATGAATCTTTCTTTTGAAAGATGCAACCCAGTCCCAAGTTTGCACAACCAATAAAGTCAGTGACTATTATCAGTGCCTCATTTGCCTTCAGCTCTCTATTAGCAATTCCTgcatccttaaaaaaaaaaaaaaattattcgcgTCAGACTAGCTCCAATTATAAACCTTTATCTTGGCCCCGAGGGCAATGCTATAAGGTCTGATTGAACAAACAAAATATTTTCCTATACCTTTTGCATGCCGTGAATGAGGGCATTGtcacccaaaaaagaaaaaatgggaGGGCATTGGTGCTTCTCAGCAGAGCACATGTGAACCGAGTCAACTGACCCAGAGGTGCAAGAAATGTTTGGTAATTAGATTGGGCCCTCTAACATTTTCTTGCTGCATGATATCGATTGTGCGAGGACTAACAAATGTAATATTTCTTAGATAACAATACACGCAAACAAAGTAGGATTCAAAGTCCATATCCTGTCATGTGATCCATGAATTAACTAGCTGTTGGGTCCACGTTATAGGCCAAACACGAGGCTGTTTGCTGCATGAGACCAAACAGCTAGGAGACGACGATATCCATCCACGTGTCGGGTCAAAAGCTTCAACAGCCCTCGATCTCCTCCTCGCACGCGTGCCCACGTGAGAGCGAGCGGACGCTAACGTGGCTGGCGGTGGGTGGTGTCGGGTCGGAGACAGCAGGAGTTGCCGGCTCCTCCACACGTGTCTAACATGCGGCGTGTCGGAGGCTCTACGATTCCATCCATCCCCCTTCTCTCATCTCAACATCAACTACGAAGTCGCTGACCGGTCAAACAAGTCCACCTGTCCGGATATTACCCCAGGAGAGACCAGAGGAGGTGGAGGTCCATCTCTAATTTGCCCGTCATACGTACGGTGGAGCACACCGAATGCTGAAACTTTTGCCTCGTTCTCTTCAGCTCGGCGACCGCCCACGAAATATTAAGGTTAGACCTGATTGAGACCGAACTAAAAAATAATCTTGATCACATGGACAATGTGTGGGAATGATGGTCTGAATTCTGGATGAAACTGGAAGTGGACGGATGGACGGTGTTGCAATGTCGGAGTTCGGAGGCAAAGGTTAAAGATGTGTCTTTGGACGGTTGTCAATAGAAGAAACCCGACAGAAGTCTTATTAATTCATTATGGCCTTTGAGATTTCATTTGATCCTATGTGTCTCGTGTAGCCTTATTATGGCTAAAAAGATTCATGACCTAATATATGAAATATTATCCATTTTAATCTATGAATTTCATAGTTTTGCCTCTTTGAATTCGAATCCAAAAAACGTCTCGCAGTTTTACCTCTCTAAATTCCAATCCAAAAACGGTCTCACACAGAAAAGATTATCCCTTTCTATATAAACAAAAGTCTCTTTTGACTCATAATCAATATAAAACTAATAATATCATTCTTCCTTATTATCACCATAATCCTCCAATCAAAAGGGAATCTATGTATGAGTGGGAGGTATATCATAGTCGCATATCCAAGACTTACATGTAAGGCTGGAACTTGCCTCAGAATAGCCCGATAGGCCTCGAGTTGGTCCGACTTTGGGTCGGACTTCGGACTAAGCTTGAAACAGTTCAGGTCAGATTTAGGCTTAATTATATGGCTCGTTTGCCTTTCGGACCGGATTCGGGTATATTTTTGACCCGATCTGAATCCGAGTTTGAAGTCCAGCCTAATTGGGACCAATAGTGTGCTAAATTCCATGGTGAATAATATGCCACATTATCCTGTATCCCACGGTGAATAACACGCCACGTTACccattgtatttcaccaattcctaATTGCAGTCTAGCTACCATGCATATGCTCCAAGATTTTATCCAACAAAAGGCCGAGATCAAGATCAAGGAGACGGCACTGAACCGGGATGTCCGttgtgggggggggggtgtggtgcCGCAAGCAGAAGAGCCACAGGCGGAGTGAGACAGATGAGCCATAGGCGCCAAAGGGGGGAGAGGGACGAAGGATGGAGAAGCCACAGGCACCTGAGGATCGAGGGCGGAGGAGCCATAGGCACCGAAGGGGGTTGGAGGGAGGGAGACCGAGGACCGCATCGGCACCAGCAATGTCGACAAAGCCATCGCCTAGACCATTGTGATTTCTAATCCAGGACCCCATCGACGTGCTCGGCCTCATCGATGCCAAGCCCGACATACTCCACGATGAGATGCTAGACCTCCAGCACGCCGCCACCTTCTCCGAGAGGGGAACCGAGGGTGAGGAGCTATGGGTAGAGGGGCCACAAGCAGCTGGAGGAGCCACCGATGGTGTGGCCATGGGCAAAAAGAGGTGGAGGAGCTGAAGGTTAGGGCTtagtctttttttctttccttttctttttctt
Protein-coding regions in this window:
- the LOC105049440 gene encoding uncharacterized protein, yielding MADRPNRPQPFRFWLPFWANSTLPPPRRQPLTQTPTSTPLPPDQPQSPSQTQSTSPRASAIQAAKPQPPSPLPSLARKSSQSLPGDRKELQPSPSRLQVQSPTVARKASRPSQPSTLDSTEQPAIQNASRSPSKKASQPQSVAIQESQLPSQSLPPSSQPKSPTGSISHSNRSNLLSQESQPVAQTKSPTQLQPELQTQTIFQTQEMNPIQPAYMPQDNQPTQDPVSKQNSVSSLEKDFPAEIDATASPYPSISEKEPKETKEEKPRNFPESKLDVLPSKPLKSEENSEIGSKEQPKTKAEANQEINPTDNLEPGRHAKGLNEDKSKTKSEKQPQEPQAEASNELEKRMEAKPSSVASDTKPTRSSLKAGDIIEELGNSKAERSKKQGNVAGYESTKDGSSIKARKIGISTMSCASFFSGERAPFEREIKEGLSRLVQNSSIGQSKRIGNGQAVSMITLAGENNGASMVISSDTHVHRRFKHDKGDVEASSDNVDGRWNPRGNENSAITASINSNVQSINNSTVHDSTCDVRDPGIHLNLSSKKMEAANLRGQTEPLRPQKTAPSIAQDQKPSHEPKIRRRCLRALFMESSESDPEEDPQKPRRHGCRFNCKEKKKGEGDLDGTSTTNSNARTRQVGEGTRRA
- the LOC105048403 gene encoding tubby-like F-box protein 5, translated to MSFKSMVRELKEIRDGIGSMSRRSGRAASSNGRGWASRPQVLGLQSLHHPSHWWPERQQGKWADLPTELLQDVIKRVETSEASWPARRHVVACAAVCRSWREVTKEIVQTPEQCGQITFPISLKQPGPRDAPIQCFIKRERATGTYHLYLGLTPSLHGENGKLLLSARKIRHATSTEYVISLVLDDYSRASSTYIGKLRSNFLGTKFTIYDSQPPCDATVRLNSSSSRRIHSKQVSPRVPAGNYNVATITYELNVFRTRGPRRMHVMMHSIPASAIQEGGTAPTPTGFLHPADEQPSTSSLAKLKDPIVEFSSTSLAEPPMPATATCEPLILKNKAPRWHEQLQCWCLNFRGRVTVASVKNFQLVAAVDPSNQVSLAEQERVILQFGKIGKDIFTMDYRYPLSAFQAFAICLSSFDTKPACE